In Archaeoglobus profundus DSM 5631, the sequence AAGAGGTTACCGAGAATATTTTTAGACCTACCACTTGAACTAAGGTTGTCTTTACTTAGCGGGTTGTTAAACGGCGATGGATACGTTGTGAAGGGTAAGAGGCATCTGAGCATAGGATACGCAAGTGTTTCGAGAGATTTGATAAGAGATTTGCTTTACCTCTTGGCATCGTTAGGCGTTTTCGCAAGAGTCCATAAGGTTGAGAAGGAAAAAGTCAAGGGTGCCAATCACGACTTATACAAGCTTTACGTGGGTGGAGAGGATTTGGTAAAGTTGGTAAGTCTTGTAGATTTAAGGGAGAAACATTTAGACAGATTAAAAACTTTGGGTAAAAATAGGCACACTAGGATTGAAAAGGTTGGGGATTACATCGTAGATGAAGTGGCGAAGGTAGAGTTTGAAGACTACGAAGGCTATGTCTACGATCTGCAAGTTAAAAGCGAACATCACAGCTTTGTAGTTTCTGACGGAATTCTTGTGAGCAACTGCTTCTTCTACGCTAAAGAGGGACAACCAATCTACGAACCGACTTTGGATCAGATCAGATTGATGCTCAGAAGAGCAAAAGAGGAAATCCCACCGTGTAATGCTGTCCAGCTGACTGGAGGAGAGCCAACTTTGAGAGATGATCTTGTAGAAATAATAAGAATTGCAAAAGAGGAAGGTTACGACCACGTCCAGCTTAACACCGATGGTATAAGGTTGGCTTTTGATAGGGATTTTGTCAAAGCAATTACTGAAGCGGGAGTAAACACAATCTACCTGAGCTTCGATGGCATAACTCCGATAACTAACTGGAAGAATCATTGGGAAATACCTCTAATATTCAAGAACATACGAGAACTCAACGGTCCGGGAATAGTTTTGGTTCCGACTTTGATAAGAAATATAAACGACTCTGAGCTTGGAGCGATCATAAACTTCGGCTTAAATCACATAGATATCGTTAGAGGTGTCAACTTCCAACCGATCTCGATGGTCGGTAGAGTTCCCAAGGAGGAAAGATCAATGTTCAGGGTAACAATTCCAAGAGCCTTAAAGTTGATAGAGGAGCAGACAAACGGGGCAATAGCTATGGAAGACTGGTATCCAGTTCCTATAGCTGGACACATAGCAAGGTTCTTTGACGCTTTCTTGGGCAAGCGTTACTACATGACTTCACATTTTGCATGCGGTTGTGCAACTTACGTATTCTTGGATGATGGAAAAGTAATTCCAATAACGAGGTTTATAGACGTTGAGGGATTCGTGGAGTACCTCGTTGAAAAGGCTGAGGAGATGAAAGGAAAGAGCGTAGGAAGGTTTAAGAGGTTGAAGATTTCCGCAGATTTGATAGTCAACTTCCTGAAGAAGTTTTACGATGAATCTAAGGCTCCAAAAGAGTTGAAAGTCTTAAACCTGATGAAGAATGCGTTTATCCATGGAGATTACGAGGCTTTGGGTGAATTCCACAAGAATGCACTGTTCCTTGGAATGATGCACTTCCAAGACGAGTACAATTACGACGTTGAAAGAACTGAGAGATGTGTAATCCACTACGGAATGCCAGACGGAAGAATCGTTCCATTCTGCGCCTTTAACGTCATTCCAGAGTTTTACAGAGACAAGATTCAGCCCGAATACAGCTACAGTTGGGAGGAATGGAAGAAGAAACATCCGGATTGGAGTTACAAGAAGGACAAGTACGTTAGAACTAAAGAGTTCATAGAGGAAATGATGAAAAGCGAGATATACAGGAAAACTTACGAGGTCAAGAACTACTTTGAATGATCTCGTTTAGAGCGACGAGAACATCTTTGGCCTTCAAAAT encodes:
- the tes-int gene encoding tetraether lipid synthase Tes, intein-containing, whose protein sequence is MLDYIYTGIPTGAKEFKYLVNKVKDAVNYPEITEEEFEKLLEKATVGYGNPLPHRTKSLCPESRQVVPAVVWEKDGKVWITKKCPEGLITELYYEDVKTYERFRKWLFKAKVLENYHVDKSGANCPFDCGLCKRHYSHTCLLNIVVTNRCNLSCWYCLPEDEEILVRKNGEVRLLKFKDLARDCRFDHEVEVNGVRGKFAFVDGLEVLSFKDFKAVWCKVEKVFKRFYKGKIVRITTKSGRVLRVTPEHGIFICQNRSLFKKEAGKLRVGDKILSLMRFNVNGNVRSLNLLKEFRVLPAKEKKMTFVRGVNVNTRLSKRYGSIVYSWRERRSIPLNVFYEIDLDGSYELGRDATRYTIPSNFVITPEFSKLVGYFISDGHYTNKDIRITVGKKDAERELFEIVHKLNLPYSVLKANGKTKQLVVGSRLIRLLLKYVLGIPEGAKNKRLPRIFLDLPLELRLSLLSGLLNGDGYVVKGKRHLSIGYASVSRDLIRDLLYLLASLGVFARVHKVEKEKVKGANHDLYKLYVGGEDLVKLVSLVDLREKHLDRLKTLGKNRHTRIEKVGDYIVDEVAKVEFEDYEGYVYDLQVKSEHHSFVVSDGILVSNCFFYAKEGQPIYEPTLDQIRLMLRRAKEEIPPCNAVQLTGGEPTLRDDLVEIIRIAKEEGYDHVQLNTDGIRLAFDRDFVKAITEAGVNTIYLSFDGITPITNWKNHWEIPLIFKNIRELNGPGIVLVPTLIRNINDSELGAIINFGLNHIDIVRGVNFQPISMVGRVPKEERSMFRVTIPRALKLIEEQTNGAIAMEDWYPVPIAGHIARFFDAFLGKRYYMTSHFACGCATYVFLDDGKVIPITRFIDVEGFVEYLVEKAEEMKGKSVGRFKRLKISADLIVNFLKKFYDESKAPKELKVLNLMKNAFIHGDYEALGEFHKNALFLGMMHFQDEYNYDVERTERCVIHYGMPDGRIVPFCAFNVIPEFYRDKIQPEYSYSWEEWKKKHPDWSYKKDKYVRTKEFIEEMMKSEIYRKTYEVKNYFE